GGAGACGTTGGGGACGGTCGTGATGACGTTCATATTGAACTCACGGTCGAGACGCTCCTGAATGATCTCCATGTGGAGCAAACCAAGGAATCCACAGCGGAAGCCAAAGCCTAGTGCTGCCGAGCTCTCAGGCGTAAAGGTAAGCGAAGCATCGTTGAGCTGTAGCTTCTCGAGCGAAGCGCGCAGGTCCTCAAAGTCTTCAGTGTCGATGGGGTAGACACCGGCGAAGACCATCGGCTTGACCTCCTCAAAGCCTGCGATAGCCTCTGAGGCGGGTCGCTGTATGTGGGTGATCGTATCACCTACCTTGACCTCTTTGCTGGTCTTGATACCAGAGATGATGTAGCCCACGTCGCCCGTGTTGACCCGATCTCTCGGCACCATGTCGAGCTTGAGTACGCCTACCTCATCGGCGTCGTACTCCATGCCCGTATTGATGAACTTGACCTTGTCGCCCTTGGCTATGGAGCCGTTGACAATCTTATAGTAGGCGATGATGCCACGGAAGGGGTTGAAGACGGAGTCAAAGATAAGCGCTTGTAGCGGAGCTTCTGGATCGCCCACAGGGGCTGGCACACGCTCTACGATGGCATCGAGGATCTCGTTGACACCCTGTCCCGTCTTACCACTGGCAAAGAGCACTTCGTCTGGATCTACTCCCAGCAAGCTGACGATCTGGTCCTGCACCTCTTCGGGAGAAGCACCGGGCAGGTCGATCTTGTTGACCACTGGTATGATCGTCAGGTCATGATCGATCGCCATGTAGAGGTTGCTGATGGTCTGCGCCTGTATTCCCTGCGAAGCGTCTACGATGAGTAGCGCACCCTCACATGCAGCTATGGAGCGAGACACCTCGTAGCTGAAGTCCACGTGTCCCGGCGTGTCGATCAGGTTGAGCGTGTACTCTACGTCATCCTTAGTATAGGACATCTGTATAGCGTGGCTCTTGATCGTGATGCCACGCTCACGCTCTAGATCCATATTGTCTAGGACTTGATCCTGCAGATCTTTCTTTTGGACGGTACCTGTGTACTCCAGGAGGCGATCGGCGAGGGTACTCTTGCCGTGATCAATGTGGGCTATGATACAAAAGTTACGTATGTGCTGCATGTGCTAAAGGGGTTCGTGCGCTAAGTAAAGGGCAACAGTGCTACAGTCTATCTGCTGTAAGTAAGGAAATAAAAGGCGATGCGACGCTACGGGGAGGGTCGAGGAGTCGATTACTCCTCCTCGTCCTCCATATTGGTGAAGACGTTCTGCACATCTTCATCCTCTTCGAGTCTCTCGATGAGCTTGTTGAGCTCTTCGCGCTCCTCAGCTGTGACAGGACGTGTATCCTTAGGTACGCGGATGAACTCGACAGAGCTAATCTCAAATCCTAGCTCCTCGAGCTTGGCCTGGAGAGCACCATTCTGAGAGAAGTCGCCCTCGATGACCCACTCCTCCTCGTCTTGCTCTATATCCTCCACGCCATAGTCGATCAAGTCTAGGATTAGCTCCTCCTGGTCTATCTCAGTCTTAGGCTGGACGTGGAAGACGCATCGGTGGTCAAAGAGAAATTCCAAGCTACCAGTCGTACCGAGGTTGCCTCCGAACTTATTGAAATAGCTACGTACGTTGGCGACCGTGCGGGTCGTATTGTCTGTTGCTGTCTCTACAAAGATAGCGATGCCATGCGGACCGTAGCCCTCATAGTTCATCTCCTTATAGTCGGTGTTGCTGTCCTTGTCGGTAGCTTTTTTGATAGCACGCTCCACGTTCTCCTTAGGCATGTTCTCCTTCTTTGCCGTCTGGACGAGGACGCGTAGTCGTGGGTTGGTGTCAGGATCAGGTCCGCCAGCCTTAACGGCAATAGTGATCTCCTTGCCTAGCTTCGTGAATACACGAGCCATGTTGCCCCAACGCTTTAGTTTGCGTGCTTTACGATATTCAAATGCTCTTCCCATGATTGGATTGGATACTTAACTATGTTAGTTGATTTATATGTCTGATGATTGGATTGTCTAGCCTAGTCTAGCGAAGCGTGGCGTGGTACTCCTGCTCGATGGCTTGCCAGATGCGCTTCATAGCAGCATCGATCTGTGCGTCTCGTAGGGTGCCCTTGTCATCACGTAGGTAGAAGCTCAAGGCGTAGCTCTTCTTGCCCGAAGGTAGCTCCTTGCCTGTGTAAACGTCAAAGAGCTCAACCCGCTGAAGTAGCTTACGCTCAGCCTTTCGAGCGGTACTAGCCAATGCTTCGTAGGTGATGTTGTTGTCGATGAGTAGCGCTAGGTCACGCTTCACCGTTGGGTACTTGCTCAGCTCCGTGCTGACCACCTTGTGCTGTAGCAGATGCGCCATCAAGGTGTCGCTGTATAGCTCGGCGTAGTAGACCGGTTGCTTGATGTCGCACTTGGTGAGCCAGTAGTTACTGATGACTCCTACGTAGGCGAGGCTCTTGCCCTCTCGATCGGTGTAGCAGACTACGTCACTCCATAGGTCGTGGCACTCGGCTGGTGTAGTCACCGAGTAGTCTTCTGTCGTAAAGCCCATGTGCGCTAGGAGCTTCTCGACCACCCCTCGTATCATATAGGGAGAGGTCGCTTCGCCTGGGGTCGTCCAGCTGTTGGGCATGAGCGTACCCGAGAGCCACAAGCCTAGTCTGTGAGCCTGGGTGTACTGGTCTAGGGGAGTAGTCGCCTGGTCGTTTTGCTTGTAGCGGTAGACGTTGCCCCACTCATAGAGTGCGCAGTAGGGTTGCTTGCGGTGCACATTGTCAGAGATCGTCTCTAGACCGCCCACGAGGAGGGTAGGGCGTAGCACGTTGAGCTCTTGGCTCAGAGGGTTCTCTATCGGTACGAGTTGGTTAGGGTCAAAAGCCTTTTGCCCCTCAAAGTATTGACGAGAGGTGAGCGAATTGTTCAATATCTCCCGATAGCCAAAGCCTGTGAGTAGCTCCGAAAGCTTGAGCTGAGCGTGATAGATATGGTCTTGGTCGCTCTGCTTAGAGAGACTCGCATGCACATAGCCCGACAGCGGGACGGCATTGTAGCCGTAGATGCGCAGTACCTCCTCGACGACATCCACTGGACGTGTCACATCGTAGCGATAGCGAGGCACTGAGATCGCAAAAGCATCACCCGCCACAGCCTTAGGCGACATCTCTAGAGCCTCCAAGATGAGTTGTAGCTGGTCAGCCGTCAGGTCGCGCCCGATAGCCCGAGAGACATAGTCGGTAGAGATCGTCAACTCTACGGGATCCAGGTGCTTACGATAGTGATCCACCGTCTCACCTGCTAATGTGCCTCCGCAGATCTCCATAATGAGGGATACCGCGCGCTGGAGTGCCCAGTCGGTCGCCTCGGGATCTAGTCCACGCTCGAAGCGGAAGGAGGAGTCGGTGCTCAGCCCGTGGCTTCGAGCAGCTCGACGTGTGATCGTCGGATTAAAGTTGGCAGCCTCTATAAATATGTCTGTCGTCTCCATCGTCACGCCCGAGTCTAGTCCACCCATCACGCCTCCGATGCAGAGCGGTGTGAGCTGGCTGTCACAGATCATATTCTCCATCCCTGTGAGCTTATGCTCTACGCCATCTAGCGTGGTAAAGGGCGTGCCTGCTGGTAGATGAGCTATGCGCAGCTGACCGCCAGCGATCTTCTGAGCGTCAAAAGCGTGTAGTGGCTGTCCGATCTCGTGTAAGACGAAGTTGGTCACATCTACTACCGCATTGATCGGACGCTGCCCGATGCTTTGGAGTCGCTCCTTGAGCCAGTCGGGACTCTCGACGCACTTCAGACCACGTATCGTCACCCCCTGGTAGCGGGGACAGTCCTCAGCGGAGACCTCCATCTCGACCTGTATGGCAGGTGCCTTTGCATCGACAGCCTGAGGCTTTGCGAGGGTCGGACGCTCTGCGCGGATTACCTTACCCTCACGATAGGAATAGTAAGCCGCTAGGTCGCGCGCTACGCCATAGTGCGAGGTCGCATCGACACGGTTAGGCGTTATGTCTATCTCTATGACGGTATCACTGGCTAGGTCAAAGTAGTCAGCCGCAGGTGTCCCAGGCTTCACCGTCTCATCGTCTAGTACCCAGATGCCAGAGCTGTCGGTGCCCATACCTATCTCGACTTGCGAGCAGATCATGCCCATACTAGACTCGCCACGTAGCTTAGACTTCTTGATCTTAAAAGCTTCACCATCGGGTCCATATAGAGTCGTGCCGACGGTTGCGACGACGACCGTCTGACCAGCAGCCACATTGGGTGCTCCACAGACGATCTGCACAGGCTCCTCCTCGCCGAGATCGACCGTGCAGATGTGCAGGTGGTCGGAGTTAGGGTGGGGGATGCAAGTGAGGGTGCGTCCTATGACGACACCACGCAGACCGCCTCGTACCGACTCGGTCTCCTCGACACCAGCCACCTCGAGACCGATGGCCGTGAGCGTCTCCGCTACTTCATTTGGATTATAACCCTCTAGACGAGGTAGGTATTGCTGTAACCAGTTGAAAGATATATTCATACGAATCAGACATAGGCTCTCTAGGAGCCGATGAATAGAGTTATAAAGCGAGACAGAAGAGACTAGTCGTGAGACTCAGTCTCTTTCTCTTTATTATTATATGGAGTGCTGTTACGCAGCTCGACCTTGGAGTATGGCCGTGGGAAGCCTTCGCCAGCAAAGAGCTCGGTAGCTCTACCGTTGAAGTCCCAGAAGAGATCCCACATATCCGCATTAGCGCACCATACACGGATCATGATCGTGTAGTTGCTCTCCGTCATATCCGAGATTACGGCTAGCACGCCTTGATCCTGTAGGATGCGTGGATCCTTGAGTAGCTCCGCCAGGAGGATGCTCTTAGCACGCTCGAATGGCACGTCGTAGTCCACGAGAAACTTCCACTGACACCGTCTAGTGGACATCTCGGAGGTGTTTTTGATCACGTTAGTGCTCAGATTACCATTGGGGAGGTAGATCTTCGTATTGTCCGTAGTCGTGATAGAGGTGTGGAAGATACCGATATCCTGTACCGTACCCTCGACATCTTGATAGACGATGTAGTCGCCAATGCGGAAGGGGTGCGTGATCAAGATGATAGCTCCACCGGCAAAGTTCTGCAACTGCCCTGAAAGAGCCATACCAATGGCAACACCGAGAGAGGCGAGCAAGGCGGCAAAGGAGACCGCTGCAAAGCCAAGGATATTGATCACCACGATAATCAGTACGATCCAAAGACCAGCACGTGCTACCGATCGGATAAAGTGTCGCAAGCCAAGTGCCTCGACACGCCTGTCCAGGAGTCGGGTGATCCCCTTCATGATAAGACCTATCAGCCAGCGACCTACATAGAATATGATAAGTGCTAGCAGTACGCGGATACCTATGTCAAGTGCTTTATCGACCCATGATCCGAGCGTGTCGGCTAGGTTAAAGTTGACGATACTATCGACGATCTCCTCCTTCGTCAGAGCCGTTGAGTCGGGGAGGATAATGTTTTCTGGATTTATTTCAGGCATACGTTTCTGTTTCGTTGGCGCTACCGCTCTTATTTGCGATAGCACCCAGTTAGCAGAGCCAAAGGTACAAAAAAGCGACAACCTAACCTCATCGCAAAGCATAGCGTAGATGCTTTCGTAAGGTGCAACACACTCAGTGCGTGTAGGTAAAAGCCCCATACTCACAGGGTCGGAGTATGGGGCTTCGCTTGCTTTGGAGCTATTTAGATGCTTAGCGTATCAGCTTGATCGTTGCTCCTGAGATAGAGAGTAGATAGCTTCCTGCGGGGAGCTCGCAAGAGAGACGTCCAGTCTGGTCCGTTACGCCATGTACTCGGAGTTGTCCTGCTAGGTCGTACAGCTCATAGCTCGTCTGGCTGTAGGGCGTCTCTATATCCCAGCCCGTAGCTGTCGGAGTAATCACCCAAACATTAGGACGATCGGTCACGGGAGCGACGCCTGTATCTTTCTTAAAGGCGTAAGAGACGAAGACGTTGTTGGACAGGACGAAGAAGTATATAGTCCCAGCCTCATCTTGTGCGGTGAGCTTGCTTGTACCCCACTTGCAGTAATCGGGTATATAGCCTTCGTCTGGAACCAGTACGATAGAGCCTCCTATTGACCTCCTGATAGGATCTGCAAAGTTGAACTTCTTGTCACCGGCTGCTATGTAAGCATGTCCATGAGGCTTCGTCGAGGCGTCAAAAATCTTGGCTGTCTCACACCCTTCGCTAGTGCTCTCGCTATCAGCGATCCAACCTTTGAGCAGAGCTTTGTCGTAGGTCGTAGCTCCTGGCGTGCCTTTGAGCTGCACTCGATAGCCTCCCTCGCTGGTGTCACCTGCGGGGGGTAGCTGTATGAGCAGGTCGTTGAGATCACAAGCGGTGAAGCTGTTGTCTCGTACGTCTAGGCTATGCAGATTGAGCGCCAGCCCTGCGTAGGGGATGAGCTGTAGTGCAGTGAGCTTATTGCCATTGGCCTTGATACGCTCTAGGTACTCGCTCTCGAGCTTTACCTTAGTAAGCTGACAATTCTCGATGTCTAGTACACGTAGCTTCTTATTGGCCGAGAGATCTAGACTCTCGCCGAAGGCATTGCCACTCAGTACGGCTATCTCCAGCTTAGGCAGAGATGCTAGAGCTAGAGCGGAGATCTGATTGTCGTTGCAGTTTAGGACGCTAAGGAGTGGTGTACGCTCTACTGCGAGTTGCGTGAGCTTGTTGTATCCGCAGTACAGCTCCTCTAGCTTAGGTGTAGCTGACAGTGATAGCTCGGAGAGCTTATTGTCCGTGATTTGTAGCTCCTTGAGGTTGGGCAGACGAGAGAGGTCTATCTGCTCGATCTTGTTGCGAGTGAGACGAAGAGCCTCAATTGTTGCAGCATCCTCAAAGGCTACTGCGACGATCTTGCTAGCCGTAGCGTCTACGAGAGTTACGGGACCATAGAGCTTGATCTTAGCCCCTAGGTCTACCTTCTTGGATACGGTAAAAGGCTCATTAGCCTTGGGGATCGTATAGTCGCTAAGCTGGCCACTGCCCCAGTCGATCTGCACCTTGGTCTCGGCCTTAGCTGCAGCTATCTGGAGAGATAGATCTATCTCATCAATGTCATAGCCATCCTCGTCTTGCCCCGGTGACTCCGTAGTCACAGATAGAGACATCGTCGTGGGCTTGTAGGGCAGTGTGATGTTATAAGTGTGCAGTCCGTTCTTGTAAAAGGCTAGCTCAGGATAGCCTGCGTTGAAGAGCTTGGCACGTACCGTAATCTGGTGCGTGGTAGGGTCTAGGAGAGACTCATCAAAAGTATAGACCCCAGGCTTGTCGCCAGCTACCACCTTGTCGGTAGGTATGGGCTGCCACTTATTGGCTGCATCCTTATAGTACCATGTGAAGGTCGTGGGTGTCGCTGCCTGCGCGATACCTTTGGCAGAGGCCATGTTGGAGAGATCGACCGTCATGTCTCGATACTGCGAGCGATCGACATGAGCGAAGTACATCTTCGAGACCTTAAAGTTGTCTAGTGGCGTCTCGTTGAGGTCTGGAAGCATATCGTAGGTAAAGGCGCAGAACTGCAGAGTCACCATCTCTAGATGAATCAAAGCCTTGCCCCCGATCAATTGACGAGGATATGCCTTGCTGCTGAGACCTGTGATGACAAGCTGCTTGAGAAGTGGCGTGTCGGTCAGATCGATGGTACGCAGCGTGGTACCTTGTAGTGATAGACTCTCCAGAGCTGTGCAGCCCGATAGGTCTAGTTCCTTTAGCTGTCTGCTATCGGGGCCAGGTAGTAACGGGGTAGCCCACTGGAAGGTCTTGAGCAAGCTTCTATTGGAAGGTAAGATGACTCGAGACACCTCAGCACCATTGAGCGTGATCTCCTCAAGCTTAGGACAAGCGGAGAAGTCTAGCTCTTCGCTCTCCATCAGGGGTGTGTAGTCACAGTTAAAGTGCTCTAGGAGGGGCGCAGCAATCTGTGTGACACCGTAGATAGCTTTGCTACTTGTAAAGCGTAGCGTGACTAGCTGATCTGCCGAGATGGCAATAGTGCGCTGTGTGTTACTAGGCTTTGCAAATGTGTGCTTAAAGGTTTGTAGCTTCTCAGCTTCGGGTTGCTCTAGTGTAGCGGTCTCACCGCCACCTAGGTCTATCTGAGCGGTCGCTCCTTGCTGAGCGAGGCGATAGACAAACGTGACCTCCGTGGCATCGGGCTTGACAAGCAGACGGACTGTCGCCTCTTGCGCCATAGAGGTTAGGATACTCAAGCAGAGTACGGGAAGGAGTAGAAGTCGCTTCATAAAATGTAATATAAAGGTTTGACAGTGCCAAGATACAAATTTTACTCCTCCCATACGACAATGCGATAGTATCCCTCCAACTCCTCAAACCTTACGAGCCACGATTGATAGGGAAGCCCTCCCGCTAACCATTATCTGTGGGGCATCATCGAGCGGGTAGGTTGTCCGCACTGTCTGTATCGTGCTGAATATGTTATATGTACGAGTTCCAAAAACAATTCCTCTCTTGGAACTTTTTAGTTCCAAGGGAGGAACTTTTTAGTTCCAAGGGAGGAACTCTTTAGTTCCAGCGAAGGAACTCTTTAGTTCCAGCGGAGGAACTTTTTAGTTCCAAGGGAGGAACTTGGAATTTCCAACGGTGGAAAAGAAAGTTTCCAAGGCTGGAAAGTTTTTGGAAACCTGTAGAGGAGATTCCTTATTGACAAAGTAGGATAAACACCCCCCTGTGTGAGCTTTAGAACAAGCTTATGACTTGAGATGTGGATAGGGGGGGGGACTAGTCGAAGGCGTTCCAGCCCTGAGCTTTGAGTTCGTGCTCGGCACGATCGGTCGATACCCAGCGGCACCCCTCGGAGGCCTCCGTAGCGTGTCCTATGATAGAGACACCCTCGATGGCCGATATTTGCCCGACCTGTGCCAGTGGCACGGTGAAGAGGAGCTCGTAGTCCTCCCCACCATTGAAGGCTGCCGTGATGGGCGACATATTCATCTCTTCGCAGAGAGCTATCGTCTCACGATCGAGAGGAAGTCGATCCTCAAAGACTCGCACACCTACCTGTGATCGCTCTGCTATGTGGAGCAGCTCGGAGCTCAGGCCGTCGCTGATGTCTATCATCGCTGTCGGCGTGACTCCCTGCTCGGCTAGCTTGCCACGCAACCAGCGCTGTGCTGACGGCATGAGCTGACGCTCGATCAGGTATTCGTATCCCTCGAAGTGTGGCTCAAACTCTTCTGTCGGTGCACTGAGGAAGGTGCGGTGCTCTCGCTCTAGTAGTTGGAAGCCCATGTAGGCTGCACCTAGATTGCCCGTGACGCAGATGAGGTCGTTGGGCTGAGCGCCAGAGCGCAGGACAGCCTCTCCCTTGGGGACAGATCCTAGGCATGTGATGCTGATGGCAAGCCCATTTTGCGAGGCGCAGGTATCTCCACCGACTAGGTCGACGTGGTAGTGCTGGCACGCTAGCTCGATACCTTTGTAGAGCTCTTCGATCATCTCGGTGGTGTACTTAGCTGAGATGCCTAGAGAGACGGTGATCTGCTGGGGGATGCCGTTCATGGCGCAAATGTCGGAGACGTTGACCACGACCGCTTTGTAGCCTAGGTGCTTGAGTGGCATATAGGTCATGTCGAAGTGTACCCCCTCGAGGAGCATATCGGTCGTGACCAAGAGCTCTTCGTCAGGCTGCATCTGTAGGATAGCTGCATCGTCTCCCACAGCCATGCGAACACGGTCGGGAGATGTAATGGTAAACTGCTCGGTGAGCTTTCGGATTAGTCCAAACTCTCCCAAGTCAGAGATCGGTGTATTCATAGATTATTCCTTTTCCTCGTTCCCCTCTTGCTCCTCTTTTTGAGCTTGCTCTGATGTGAACTGAGCTATATGGCTCATGACTAACTCGCGCAGATCCTCCTCTCCGTGAGACCTGAAGCGTACCTGTATAGGTAGTCGTAGGAATCGCTCACGTAGCTCAGGACTCATATAGGACTCTAGCTCGAAGATCTTGACGGCGTCCTTGTCGGTACAGAGGAAGACGACCTCAGAGCCACGCACTAGGTAGTCTGTCAAGATGTTTTCCCACGTGGTGACATTGCGCCTCGAGTAGTGATGATGATCTCCGTAGGGGAGTGTCACCACACGTGAGAAGCCTCGCTCTACATAAGCAAAGAACTCCTTAGGATGAGAGATCCCAGATATGGCGATGACAACCGCATTGGTGTCTATCTTGGTGGGCTCTGCATCTCTCTGGAAGATGGGCACGGGATCTTCATACTTTACCTCGCTAAAGAGGAGCTTCTGATGTGGGTAGAGATCTAACCGGCGCTCCGTAAAGGTGCAGTCTATCGGCTTGAGTAGGGTAGGACACTTGGTCACTACCACTACATTGGCACGATAGCGTGCACGTGCAGGCTCTCGCAGGCGTCCGGCGGGGAGCAGCACGTCATCTGTCATGAGCCTATTGTAGCTAGACAGAAGTATCGAGAGCGAGGGCTGCACAGAGCGGTGCTGGAAGCCATCGTCCATCAGGATCACATCGGGGCGCTGCGAGTAGGGCTGATTGACTAGGTAATTGATCGCTCGCACACGGTTGCCATCCACAACGATCTGAATCTTGTCGCCAAACTTACGTAGGAGTTGCGCAGGCTCGTCACCTATACGGCTGGCACTATCGCCCAGCTCGGCTACCTTAAGCCCAAAAGACTTGCGCCTGTAGCCACGCGAGACGATAGCTATACGCAGATCGCCCATAAGCATCCGTATGAGATGCTCTATCATCGGGGTCTTGCCCGTACCTCCTACGGCTAGATTGCCTACACAGATGATGGGTATGGGGAAGGTGTGACTCTTCAGACGCCCCATATTGTAAAGGCTATTGCGTAGCGACACGCCCGCTCCATAAATACCTGAGAGCGGTAATAGCCATCTATTGATCTTGGGTGTCTGATCCATACTATGCAGGAGTCGAGAGGGTAGTCCGTATTGCTCTGAGAGACTAGAGATCTACTACTAGCGGTAGACGAGCTTGAAGACCTGACATAGCGCGTAGCTCACGCAGCTGATCGATGTAGCGGATCTCGTCTTCGGTAAACCATGAGGTCATCAGCTTCATACGTACAGCTTGTGTCGATGTGCTAAAGAGCTCTTGGAGTACATTGATCGCACGTCTTGAGTAAGTGATATGGTAAGTGTCATATCCAGCTTGCGATGCTGCATAAGCGACAGCATCTTGCAGGCCTCCTAGCTCATCGACGAGGCCTAGCTCCAATGCCTGAGCACCGGTCCATACGCGTCCCTGAGCGATGGAGTCGACCTGATCTCTGGTCATGCCACGTCCCTCGGAGACACGCTTGAGGAAGAGCTCGTAGCCACGATTGACATACTGCTGGAAGAGCGCACGCTCCTCCTCTGTCCATGGACGATCGAGAGCACCTAGGTCAGCGTGCTGAGCCGTCTTGACCACATCTTGGTGTACACCGACCTTGTTAGCGAGCTTGGTCGCATTAGGCACAACGCCAAAGATACCGATAGAGCCCGTTATCGTCGAGGGCTCGGCAAAGATGTAGCTAGCACCCGAAGACATATAGTAACCACCCGAAGCGGCGTAGTCTCCCATTGAGATGACGACAGGCTTGTTTTCGCTAGCCTTATGGACTGCGTACCAGAGCTGCTCGGAGATGAAGCTACTACCACCAGGCGAGTTGACACGTACTACGAGTGCATCGTAGTCGTCGTCTTCGCCCATCTCAAGGATACGCTCAGCAAGTTCGTCGGAGACCACTTTCTTGGTGTTAAAGGGAGAGTCAGCGACCTCGACATTGATCTCGCCCTCAGCAAAGAGGACGCCCACATTAGCTCCTGCCTTACGGTCAGAGCCACGCGTAGCATACACATCGCGTAGAGATACGAAGTGTAGGTCATCTATCTCATCAACCCCTACGAGCGAGCAGAGCGTCTCTAGAGCTTGATCCTGATAAAGTGCTCCATCGATGAGTCCATTAGCTAGGTAAGCGTCTGTAGACTGCACAGACTGCATACTGTCTGCTAGAGCTTGCAGGCGTACACTGTCTAAGCTGCGGCTGGTACCAACCTCGCCCAGGATGCGCCCCCAGATGTCGCCAAGATAAGAGGTGATCTGGGTGCGATTTGCCTCGCTCATACTATTGAGTATGTAGGGCTCGACGGCACTCTTGAAGGTGCCGACCTTAAAGACCATCATCTCCACACCGATCTTGTCTAGCAAGTCCTTGAAGAAGACAGCTCCACCAGCCAATCCATCGAAAGCGATAGAGCCCTCCTTATTAACATAGAGCTGGTCAGCGACAGAGGCGAGGTAGTACCCCTTGAGCGAGTAGAAGTCTGAGTAAGATACGATGAACTTACCCTCCTCTTTGAAGTCCTCTAGAGCACCTCTGAGTGCCTCAGCTGAAGCAAAGCCACAGCCAGGATCTGTCATGTTAAGATAGATCCCCTTGATGCGATCATCATTCTTAGCCTCGTCGATAGCCTCAAGGACGTAAGAGAGAGGCAGATCGCTACTCCCATCGCTCTTGTCCAATCCAAGATCAGACCAGGGGCTTGACACATAAGTGTCTGATATGTGTGCCAGTTCGATCTTGAGTATGCTACCATCCTTGATCTGTCTGGTCTCGCTATTTGCTCCGACGCTCAGAGCCGCTATAAAGCTGATCATAACGATGACCGCTAGAGAAGCAAAGATGACACAACTGACGACGATAGCTAGTAGTGTTGCAAAGAAAGTCTTCCAGAATGAATTCATATAGAGTCTATGTGTAATATATCCATTAGCAAGTGTTAGTGCCACAAAGGTAACAAATAGATATTGAATAAGCTACATTTGCT
The sequence above is a segment of the Porphyromonas vaginalis genome. Coding sequences within it:
- the thiL gene encoding thiamine-phosphate kinase gives rise to the protein MNTPISDLGEFGLIRKLTEQFTITSPDRVRMAVGDDAAILQMQPDEELLVTTDMLLEGVHFDMTYMPLKHLGYKAVVVNVSDICAMNGIPQQITVSLGISAKYTTEMIEELYKGIELACQHYHVDLVGGDTCASQNGLAISITCLGSVPKGEAVLRSGAQPNDLICVTGNLGAAYMGFQLLEREHRTFLSAPTEEFEPHFEGYEYLIERQLMPSAQRWLRGKLAEQGVTPTAMIDISDGLSSELLHIAERSQVGVRVFEDRLPLDRETIALCEEMNMSPITAAFNGGEDYELLFTVPLAQVGQISAIEGVSIIGHATEASEGCRWVSTDRAEHELKAQGWNAFD
- the lpxK gene encoding tetraacyldisaccharide 4'-kinase, with protein sequence MDQTPKINRWLLPLSGIYGAGVSLRNSLYNMGRLKSHTFPIPIICVGNLAVGGTGKTPMIEHLIRMLMGDLRIAIVSRGYRRKSFGLKVAELGDSASRIGDEPAQLLRKFGDKIQIVVDGNRVRAINYLVNQPYSQRPDVILMDDGFQHRSVQPSLSILLSSYNRLMTDDVLLPAGRLREPARARYRANVVVVTKCPTLLKPIDCTFTERRLDLYPHQKLLFSEVKYEDPVPIFQRDAEPTKIDTNAVVIAISGISHPKEFFAYVERGFSRVVTLPYGDHHHYSRRNVTTWENILTDYLVRGSEVVFLCTDKDAVKIFELESYMSPELRERFLRLPIQVRFRSHGEEDLRELVMSHIAQFTSEQAQKEEQEGNEEKE
- the sppA gene encoding signal peptide peptidase SppA, with amino-acid sequence MNSFWKTFFATLLAIVVSCVIFASLAVIVMISFIAALSVGANSETRQIKDGSILKIELAHISDTYVSSPWSDLGLDKSDGSSDLPLSYVLEAIDEAKNDDRIKGIYLNMTDPGCGFASAEALRGALEDFKEEGKFIVSYSDFYSLKGYYLASVADQLYVNKEGSIAFDGLAGGAVFFKDLLDKIGVEMMVFKVGTFKSAVEPYILNSMSEANRTQITSYLGDIWGRILGEVGTSRSLDSVRLQALADSMQSVQSTDAYLANGLIDGALYQDQALETLCSLVGVDEIDDLHFVSLRDVYATRGSDRKAGANVGVLFAEGEINVEVADSPFNTKKVVSDELAERILEMGEDDDYDALVVRVNSPGGSSFISEQLWYAVHKASENKPVVISMGDYAASGGYYMSSGASYIFAEPSTITGSIGIFGVVPNATKLANKVGVHQDVVKTAQHADLGALDRPWTEEERALFQQYVNRGYELFLKRVSEGRGMTRDQVDSIAQGRVWTGAQALELGLVDELGGLQDAVAYAASQAGYDTYHITYSRRAINVLQELFSTSTQAVRMKLMTSWFTEDEIRYIDQLRELRAMSGLQARLPLVVDL